In Coffea arabica cultivar ET-39 chromosome 9e, Coffea Arabica ET-39 HiFi, whole genome shotgun sequence, the genomic window tctgcttcacaggacgggccTGTGGGTTAACGTTGAGCTGGTGAATCATGAGCTCAGATGGCACCCCGACCACTTCATCGGCGGACGACGCGAAGATGTCTCGGTGGTCCTTTATTAAGTGAATCATCTCTTCCTTCAGAGACGAAGGGAGTCCAGCTCCCACTTGGACCACTTGGTCAGGTCTCATCTCGTCCAAGACTACCTGCTCCACCTCATCCCCGGATTCCAGCCTGCCGGGCTTTCCCGCCTTCTGAGGATCGATGCAGTTTATGGAGAGGACGGCCGGCCTCTTCTCTTCGGCCTTCGACGCAGTCCGGGGAGTGACTGCGGCTTGGATGGTGGCAAGGTAGCATTCGCGGGCCGTACTCACGTCGCtgctcacctcggccaccccCGCTGGTGTCGGGAATTTGAAACTCAGGTGATAGGTAGAGTACACGGCCCTCAAGGCATTGAGCGTGGGTCGACCTATCAACATATTGTATGGAGAATCTGCCTTGACCACCGCGAAGTTGACGGGTATAGTCCGGCAGCGGGGATGACGCCCGATGGTCACCATCAGGGACACCATACCCTCGGGGTGGACCACGTGTCCCCCGAATCCAACGAGGGGAGTCCTGACCGGAGTGACCTGCTCCCTGGTCAGTTTCAAACTCTCGAAGGTTCGGTAGTACAAGACGTCTACCGAGCTTCCGGGGTCAACATAGACCTTTTTGACTATTTAGTTGTTGGTAAGGATCTCGATCACGAGGGATTCGTGGTTGCTGGAAGCGGCGGGGACGGGGTCAGTGGGACCATAGGTGATGACCTCGGACAACCGAGAGCTCGGCTCGGCCACCTCCATCCTGGCCTGGCGGTAGGTCCGCTTCCGGGAGTTCTGGCTGTCTCCTCCCGTTGGTCCTCCCGTGATCGTGTTGATCACCTCGGCGATGTTGGGGCCATAGCCCGGTGATCCGTCGCGTGGAGGCTGCTTGTCCTCCCTACGATCCTCGGGACCTCGGCAATGCATGTTCGTGTTCCGCCTGTCCTTTCGGCGGGGGCCCCGGTTCTCCCAGTGGAAGACGCTTCGGTTGAAGCCTCCATCCTTGCGGACGAATTGCTTCAGGTACCCCTGCCGGATCAAATTCTCGATCTCCCGCTTCAGATCATTGCAATCTTCAGTCTCGTGTCCAACATCCCGGTGGTAGGCACAATAGAGGTTTGAGttcctcttttctctcctccccGGAATTTCAGGAGGGTTTCGGCCGAGGTGATTCTGCCTCATTACAGCCAGGACATGGGTCCGGCTGGAATTGAGTGGTGTAAGCTCGGCGTCCGAGGTGGACGACCTTCCTTTTACGATTCGGTCGAAAACACTTCGGCGGTCTCGGAACTGACTCGACGATCCGCTGGGGCCTTGTTCGGCCCGGCCGGCATCCTTTTTCCTCCGGGAATCTTGCCCGGTACGAGCGGCTTGAGCCTCTCGCTTCATGCGGTTTAAATCTTCACTTCGGATTCCCTGATCTACTCGATCCCAGAGTTCCCGAAGTGTGCGGGAGTAATCCCGGTGTATCTCCGTATTGAAGATTCCCGCGATCAGCCCATTAGTGAAGACAGCTATGGTTACCTGCTCATGCTGATCAGGTATCTGCACGTTCTCCTCATTGAACCTCTGCACGTAGGAACGCAGTGACTCGCCGGGGGCTTGCTGCAGGTTCAAGAGGTAGGTTGAAATCTTCGTAATTGGGCGAGACGATACAAAGCGGTGGATGAACCGATCTATCAACTCGTCTAACGAGGAAATACTCCTCGGTTCTAGGCCCCAGAACCACTTTCGGGCCGTCCCCTGTAGGAAGATGGGGAAAGCTCGGCAAATTACTGCGTCGGGGACGCAGTAGAGCCGAAATGCAAAAAGGAAGGCGCGGAGGTGATCCTCGGGGTCACCTCGGCCATCGTAGGAACGTAGGGTGGGAAGTTGAAATTTGGGGGGACCATCTCCCCATTGATGTCATCCGTGAAGGGCGGTGCCCTCAGATATTCGGCTGCTAAACCTTCGGGACGCCGAGGTGGGTCCTCAGCTCGTTTTCCCAGAAGACCCCGAAAAAATGCCTGGGAAATGGAGGCAATTTTAGAGGTCGCCTTGGAAGAGGCGCGTCTGGAAGTGCTCCGAGAGAGGTGCCCCTCATCGGAGTCTTCGCCGGAAGGCACTTCAGGGGACTTCGTCGGTCTCCTCTTGGAGGATTCAGCTTTTTCCTTCCCCTGCCTCTTGAAGTACCTCCCCAATTCTTCGAAGATGTTCGGATTATCAGCCACGAACTCGGCCATCTTGGCGATGGCGTCTTCGTTATTGGGCTGGGTCCTTGGGGACCCTTGTTCTTCGGAAATACGATCTTGCTGGGCTCCCGATGTTTGCCCAGCCCCAGTCGAGGGGACTCTTCCACTTCTGGAGCGCGTGGATCTCATTTTAGCAGTAAtctcgttcccacagacggcgccaattgaagaggtgatttttggtgggtaACTAGACCGACCTGAATCAGTCCTCTCTTAAGTGAGGTGAGGTGTATCCTCTTGTCCGAAGTGAATagcggggcttctcccctgggatcactccgacgatcaagttagtatgagaacgagagGAATAATAGTATTGTCAAATGAACAGTGTGCTTACTTGCGAAATGTACAggaggggtatttatagagtgAGAGTGGAGGTCAGGACGGAGGGTTCATGCTGGTGGGACCCATGTCCTGACATTACGGCTCTGTTCCCTGTCAGGAGGcctgactctgacactgtagcctTCTGGGTACGATGACGGAGAGTATTGTGCAGGTGCCATTAAGTGCCTCCAGcgcttttcagataaagcactggTCCCGGGTGATGTCAGGTGGCttgacatcatcagcgtgcagcTGAGGTGGAGGTGCCGAGGTCACCTACACGGTAGACTAGGGATTCGGCCGAGCTCAGGGGATATGCCCAAGACACGGATGAGCTCCGATGAGGGACGAGGTGGGTTCACCTCGGACATGCggggtggccgaggtgagcatcctcaACTACCAACTAATATTTCGACTAAGAACGGAAAATTATAGTAGTAGAGCGGACTAGTAGCATACATTTTTTGTTGATTAtaaatttttctcctttttttacCTCGGCATGGTTTTCTTATATTAgcttttcaaatcaaaatttttgtaTCAGCGTAATGTGTTCAACAAGACgagaaaaataatgaacaaAATTTTGTTGGATGATGAATAAAGAGAAATAGAGCttttacaaaataaacaaaagtaaaataaaaaccaagccaaaaaaaaaagaaaaagaaaaattggagaaatttcaaTTTACAAGAAAAGGGGCCTACAAACAAAAAAGTAACTTGAAATTTGTTAAGTATGTGGCCAATATCAAAATGGAACTAACCCATATTTGATCTAGTCGATATTGGTCTCATGACTAATATGAGATTGCCTGGGTATAGGGGGAGAATTATAAGTAGGAGATCCTAAATTTAAAACTTccatttaccaaaaaaaaaaatgcttggGTATTAGGACCTTATTCTTCAATCCTATTTGGACCCATCACTTCTCCCACTTGCCATTTACAATTTGAAATGTGTAATTTGTGTTAAGGAAAACTTCACAAACTACCTTTGAAATTTATGATAATTGTAGAAAGCTCCTCACAAAGTTATGTCAAACTTGCTCATTTTCTATTTAAACTCCAAAATTGACCCAACGAGGTTGACACTGGCTCAAAATTCTTTTGGTTAtactagaaaagaaaatgaaattatgTATATAGTGTGAAAATCACCTTCTTTCACACTTCCTAATCTTTGATTGCCAACTGCCTGGTTTTACAAGACCTTTGTTTAGTCTCCTACACTAGACAATTCTGAAAAGGTCTTGCATTTCCAACCTATGCTCTTGTCTAGCTCCAAGCCTCCAACACTCACAAAAAATTTACTATGCTTCTTGTTCAATGTAAAGTACTCAAATTTATCTATGATGCTAACCATATAAACCTTAATGCATAGTTATCAAACCCCGTCCGAAACTCAACTGGAGAGGTGATCGAGTCATCAGGTCACCGATTCAATCGCAAGTTGCactatatttatattatataatataataatatatttttaattataaaaataataaaaattttaagttgGTGGTTCAACCGAAGGTTCTTTCCGATTCATCTGTTGAATCGTCAGGTCTGTTGCATAACTGGTTTAATTAGCAACCCATCCCGATCCTATGATTGGTTCATCAGGTTGATTGGTTCGACCACTGGGTCGGCCGGATTTTATAACTATGCTATAATGCAAGTTGGATTGTCATATTATAAAATTACAAGGTTTTTTTGCACAAGTCAGAGACAAAAATACTAAGTGACAAGTCAGACAAAATTGAGAttaaaaaatcaactaaaatcaATTATTTAACATAATGGATGCAGATATGTGGGAGTTTTggcaaaaaaatagaaatgaaagaaatagaaaaggaaaaaagaaacaaaaaaaaga contains:
- the LOC113710075 gene encoding uncharacterized protein, whose protein sequence is MVSLMVTIGRHPRCRTIPVNFAVVKADSPYNMLIGRPTLNALRAVYSTYHLSFKFPTPAGVAEVSSDVSTARECYLATIQAAVTPRTASKAEEKRPAVLSINCIDPQKAGKPGRLESGDEVEQVVLDEMRPDQVVQVGAGLPSSLKEEMIHLIKDHRDIFASSADEVVGVPSELMIHQLNVNPQARPVKQKRRHFGPERSKAVSDEVDKLLSARMIHEVQYPTWLSNPVMIKKDTGGWRMCVDFTDLNKACPKDCYPLPRIDASSTRQWDMRSSAS